CGTGGACCTCAAAATATGATTTGCAACCAGACTGAATCAAAACCTAAGAACAACAGTAAGCAGAAAGTTTGGTGTGATGAAGAGTTGGTGTATGAGGAACTGTTGAGTACTCAATGTTGTTCGTAGTTCTTTTGTAGGAGCAATTagttattgtttttgttgttatataaaaaatcgatatttttatgtattaataTGGAATAATTTTTTTACGTTTTCAACTTATTTCTTGATGTCATGTTTTTAATGTAGCCCTTATTTCTTATGACTTCTTCTTATGACACAGagtgaatgtattttttctttttctgtttgacAGAAGGAAGTAGATGTTTTGTGCTGAGCGCAGTGTGTCTTGGGCTCATTTGTGTTCTCCTGGCATCTGGCATTATAATGATGCATGTCAAGAACAAGGCAGAGAGAGGAAAAAGTAATCTGAGATACAGAGATGTGCTCAAACAGATCAACCAAACAACAAACATATCACAGGCCAAATACAGTGAACTAACTGCTGAGAAAAAACAGTTACAGAACAACGTTGACTCTTTGAATAAGAAGAATCTGGATTTGGAGAGCAGAGTTGTGTCTTTGAGGAATGAACTAAAGAAAAATGCTCCTGAACGAGGTTTGTCGAAGTCAGTTGCTTTGAATACCTTTAACTGTTAATTTACCTCTCACATAGTCAAGAAAACGTATTTGTTTCGTTTTTTGGTTTAGTGAAAGCAAACGGGTGGCACTGGTACTTCATATCCAGTGAGGAGAAGAGCTGGTCTGAGAGCAGACAGTTCTGCAGGGATCGTGGTGGAGATCTGGTCATTATCAACACTGAAGAGGAACAGGTAGaagtttgtgtaagtgtgttaaagaagaaaaagagaggaATCACACTATAACTTGTTTTTATCCTCAAACAGAGGTTCATTACTTCACTCTTCAAGGAGATTGTGTGGATTGGTTTATCTGTCATCGAGAATGAGGGCAAAATGAAATGGGTGGATAATTCACCACTGAAGAAAGGGTAAGTGCTCAACCACTTTCAGAAAAGTAGTGTAACTGTGCATTTGTTATCTTtaaatcttttattatttttattcttagaAAATTATTTCAGCATGTTTAGCATCAGAATATATGAAAACCTGATTACATGTTATTCAGGTTTTGGAAGCGTAATGAACCGAATAATTTGGGTGGAGATGAAGACTGTGTTGATCTGAATCCTGCATTACCATTCCTGGAAAACTGGAATGATCTTCCGTGCTCAGTTAGGAGAAAATGCATTTGTGAGAATTAGCTTTGTCATGGTAAAAACTTTCCGTTCTGTCATTTCTCACAGTGTTTCCTATCATTTGTGACACTGTAATTGAAAATTCCCTTTTTTTCCATGTACAATTTGGCTGCTTCGtttaattgattattttttatttttttgtcttcattAATTCCAAAATTATAAAGAATGTTTGAATTAATTTTGTTGAAATGTAAACGGTTAATTTTTTctacaatattaataaatgaattcACAGCAGAATTTATCATGTTATAGTTTacaatttacatttgcatttagtcgtttagcagacgcttttatcacaAGCCacttacaaatgaaaacataagCAAGTCAACTTTCAAAATGAAAAGATTGTTGATATAATCCTTTAAACTGTCAGCATTAGTCAATAGCAAACAGATATATAAAACAATGTGCAGTATCTGATCAATACAAACATTTCTAAAAGCATAAAGAGCCTCATTCTGACATCTACTCATCAATGTTatgtaagttactctaaaaagtaatccACAGCAAATCAGTCATTACTTCTCTAAAACATGAAATCAGattactttattaattatttaagtaaGCTTAAGTGTAAGCATAGTTCTATATATCAGTCATTGCTTtaaaagtctgctcacaatctatcacattgccgtttcagtgtgctaacacggcaacctcctccaccccactgCCATAGGTTGAGTCCCGTACTGcactggggtaggctcctcgccccctgcctcctatctctggcaggatctgaCATTTTGAGAATAGCAATCTCATCTGACTGGCAGACAGGGTTTATGACAAAAGGGACATCACATTTCTGCATTCACTattatttcatcaaataaatgtcacatCAACTTTAATTAAGTCTgcgagtctttctgatagaaatcACATTATTTATAACCTTTCTTGTAAGTTAGTTTCTAAAGCACTTCATAATAATGTCTATAtaacattattttagaaatatcctTAACCCAAGAAATGAACTTTAAAGTAATAACGTTAGTAATTGTAAtgtgattacaataatttaaattgtaatgtgcTATTGTACTGTAGACCATCTGGTGTTAAGATGCATTTCAGGTGATCGGATCACATGTGCTCAGCTCTAAATGCAGGTCTAAGGGTATAAAATAACAGCCTGATTGGAAAATTTAAAAAGtggatatatactgtacacaaacaCGAGAACTTCAACATGCAcggacacttatgagaagcatctgcagctcaggttaatacaggcAATCCACTAAAATATCTGACATTTTTgctcaaaatgttgcttttgtgcttagattcaatttcagatgcatctgggagaaatgGCGCGCCATTTATTTTTcgctctttctttgtcttttctgactttgttgcggtTTATTATCATACAGTAACACACGTGGTCTTAGACTAAAAAGCAATTAGCTTACATTAACTTAtttctttgtaatcagattacataatTAATGCACTTATTTATCAAGTCATATTTAGTGGAGAGTCTCACACAAAGCAgtataaactaattttattttagaTGTGTTTAAGAAAAAGGATCACAAGAAAAAGTTCTCATGTGAAAACCAAATCTGTGAACACACTGTACCTAACATATGCATGTGTTAAACAGTGTGCAAGAGTGTGCAAAATACCCTTGTTTTAGGCATTCacaaaaaaaagaggaagagTCTGAGCTCAGTAGAGGCTGCGTGTGCCATGTCTGTGTTGTCAGTGTTTTTCCCTTTCATTTCTCACAGGTGCTGCCCAGCAGTTTGCATAGCTCATAAAACTGATCGGCAGAACCTGAGTCCCTTTATTTTCTCCTTTATATAAGCTCTCCTCTGCCAGGTGTTCACTGCGGGCAGATGGTTGGTTGGCAACACTGGGGTGTGACTGAAGCAGAGGTGGAGGGAAGTGATGTAGGATCAGGAAGCGAACTGGAAATAGAGGATGAATGTTGTGGTGGAGAAAGAGGAGGTAAGAAAATGAAAATTGGACTATAGTCTGGAGTAAACTTTATGGATCAGATAGTGAAAGGGAAAAACAGCAGgacaaaagaaagaaggaagaatTTAAGGTAATGATAAAATTCATGTCAGATAATACGAATGCATTGAatccattgaaaaaaaaaagcactcaAAGAAGCGATTGGGAACGGAAAGTTGCAACTTTTTTGTAAGGATAGTAGACAACAAAGACAGGTACTAGATTCAAAGACATTAGTAGGACAAAAACTTTGTGTACACGGTTGGAAGAAAAGAAACGGATGAAGGGAGTCATTTCAGGGGTCCCAACTGATGTCTCAgaagacacaagtttaacagGGGCAACAGTGGTAGATGTCAAACGACTGAAATATGTCAAAGAAAAAGAAAGGCTGGATAGCCTTTCTATAATGGTGCAGTTTGAGGAAGAAAAGCTACCAGAAAGAATATTTCTTGAGTTCATAAGCTATGCTGTTAGACCATATGTTCCCCTTAGATGTTATACGTGTCAAAAGTACGGACATGTGGCAGCTGATATAAGGGGAAGTGTGCAAGGTGCAGTGGAGaatatgaatgtgaaaatgtggaCAGGATGTGAAACCTAAATGTTGTAATTGTGGAAGTGAACATAGCGCTGGCTATGGTGGATGTCATGTAAGAAAAGAAGCAGTGAAAATTCAAAACATCTAGTTTTCAGAAGGGTTGAAATACACAGAAGCAACAAAGAGGGTTAAGAAGGTAGATCAAAAAGAACACAGGTCTACACAAGATGATATAACTAGAATAAAAGAAAGTCACAGTTGTAGCAAGGTGAATGCAAATACGATGCTAGTAGACAAAGTGTCATTCACTGCCTTTATGGCTGAAGTAATAAATTGCTCTGCTCAAACAGAAAATAGAACAGGAAAGATTAAAATCATAATTAGGGCAGCAGAAAAGCATCTGGAGGTAGAAGAAGTGACTGTGGAATAAATACACGAGAAAATCAAGATGCAGAATACAAACTCTCAAACAGCATGTGGTGGATTGTAATGGTTTTTACAATATTACAGTGGAATGCAAGAAGTCTAGTTGCTAATGGGCAGGAGTTTAAGAAATTTGTTGATAATTTTGAAAGTAAACAACAAATTATATGTATACAGGAAACATGgcttaaaacaaatgtaaactttGTGATACAGGGATATACTAGTACGAAGAGATAGGGGTGTTGGAAATGGTGATGGAGTTGCTACTTTTGTACATCAAGGAATAGGGTTTAGAACAGTGCAGATCAATAATGGGTATGAGTCACTGGTGGTTGAAGTATGGACTGAATCACAAAGTATAAGAGTAATTAATTCATGCCCCCTAGGGCATGAACTCCCTAGGGGGCACAATCTTACCCTAGGAAAGTCCACCAGCTGCGTACGACAAGgtgatgttccttagccgacagcaggcttctggtgggcgtgtagttctgcagaaattattttaggtatgctggagcagagcCAGTggctgttttgtatgccagcatcagagccttgtgCCAACAtcagagtggtgtaacatgtgctctttttggttcattaaagaccagacgtgctgctgcattctggatcatttgcagaggtctaattgcacatgcaggaaggcctgcaatgagtgcgttacagtagtccagtctagttatgacaagtgactgaacaagcagttgtgtggcatgttcagagaggaagggtcttatcttcctgatattgtagagtgtaaatctacatgatcttgccatttttgagatgtggtctgtgaaatttagcttgttattgatggttaccccaagatttctgaccgttttggaatgTGTTACTGTAGTTATACCCAGCTGcactgtgatgttgtgttcaacagcaggattggatggaaagacaaggagttcggtcttggctggattgagttgcaggtggtgttccttcatccagactgagatgtctgccaggcaggcagcgatttgagcggtcactgtggtgtcgttgggctggaaagacaagtagagttgcgtgtcatagcagtggtaagagaaaccatgtgactgaatgatgggtcccagtaaTGTTGTgcatatagagaagagaagtagcccaagcactgatccctgaggtacctcGGTAAGTaattgatgtggcttggatacttcacctctccaggctaccttgaaggacctacctgagagataggagttaaatCAGTCAAGCACAGTTACTGTGATGCCCAGAGtaaagagggtggagagaaggatctgatgattgactgtgtcaaaggctgcagaaaggtccagcagaatcagaatggatgatctggattcagctttcgcctgtctcagctgTGTAGCATGTCCACTTTTTAAGCCTGgatgattgtcatccagcagcttgttctgtgtgagataggcggagatctgattgaaaactgccctttcaagtgttttcgccatgaatgggatgagagagactggtctgtattATTCTACTTGTGTGCGGTTAAGTGTGGGTTTCTTCAGAAGCGggattactcgagcctgcttaaatgtagtgggaaaagtgcctccAAGTAGAgatttgttaattatgtgtgtgagtccagGTAAGATGGACgaagagatggcctggagaaggtgagaaggaatgggTTCAAGGggacaggtggtggggtggttgcagtggaggagtttag
This genomic window from Xyrauchen texanus isolate HMW12.3.18 chromosome 11, RBS_HiC_50CHRs, whole genome shotgun sequence contains:
- the LOC127651647 gene encoding CD209 antigen-like; translated protein: MEPQPIYENTECKIKSNKRTQSEDDYIYANEETRGPQNMICNQTESKPKNNKGSRCFVLSAVCLGLICVLLASGIIMMHVKNKAERGKSNLRYRDVLKQINQTTNISQAKYSELTAEKKQLQNNVDSLNKKNLDLESRVVSLRNELKKNAPERVKANGWHWYFISSEEKSWSESRQFCRDRGGDLVIINTEEEQRFITSLFKEIVWIGLSVIENEGKMKWVDNSPLKKGFWKRNEPNNLGGDEDCVDLNPALPFLENWNDLPCSVRRKCICEN